The proteins below come from a single Bactrocera dorsalis isolate Fly_Bdor chromosome 5, ASM2337382v1, whole genome shotgun sequence genomic window:
- the LOC105227903 gene encoding charged multivesicular body protein 7, translating into MFSSTPIRASTKDQNANNSGSSNGLDNSIENRNTFPYPPCWNNDVRMIALLAPFRIRELNPEHYDSKLKFWEDMIALYCEHTGTSCFCKRDLQHTFTRGNRIPSGLDTVFSEMLHAKKIRTRADFEYDPENTWSGWAMNNFVKLPISWGWQTLKSRIGLQSENQANWLEYVHLDVMKKFCKQLQQSVLQEHQGELLHYENFRELSSAVLALKEDCLLLCLHVLHCQRKIGVEYKLGEKEQQIHLIKIPAKTDTNIEITETDRAVHNLKMTQASLLKQLEKLEEDIKENAEKARQYIKENKRQLAKTYLRKKQLLEKNHEKRSIALHNIESLITSVDEAQSHGQILDAYKIGSKALQKALNDSGLKYDNVDEVIAEVRDTMETHQELQDTLANAGLSDIAAGGADANDNDALERELQQILGQTGQTPIKPTNENANISKSAASGVPKPQITDAELLAMLAGLEVEDGSPRKSEASVSTAVAE; encoded by the exons ATGTTTTCCTCCACACCAATACGTGCATCAACTAAGGATCAGAATGCCAATAACAGCGGTTCAAGCAATGGACTTGACAATTCTATAGAAAACAGGAATACCTTTCCATATCCACCTTGTTGGAATAATGATGTTCGAATGATTGCACTATTGGCACCATTTCGTATACGGGAACTCAATCCAGAACACTACGAttcaaaattaaagttttgggAAGATATGATAGCGTTGTATTGTGAGCACACAGGCACTAGCTGCTTTTGCAAACGCGACCTACAGCACACATTTACGCGTGGTAATCGAATACCCTCCGGTTTGGACACAGTTTTTAGCGAAATGTTGCACGCCAAGAAAATACGCACACGTGCAGATTTTGAATATGATCCTGAAAATACATGGAGCGGTTGGGCGatgaataattttgtaaaacttCCAATATCATGGGGTTGGCAAACATTAAAGAGCAGAATAGGGCTGCAGTCAGAGAATCAAGCAAACTGGCTAGAATATGTCCACTTAGACGTTATGAAG aaattttgtaaacaattgCAACAAAGTGTGTTGCAAGAACATCAGGGTGAACTGCTGCATTATGAAAACTTTAGAGAACTTTCGAGCGCAGTTTTGGCGCTTAAAGAGGATTGCCTACTTTTATGTTTGCACGTGTTGCATTGTCAAAGAAAAATTGGAGTTGAGTACAAACTAGGCGAAAAAGAGCAACAAATTCATTTGATCAAAATACCTG CAAAAACTGATACAAACATTGAAATCACTGAGACTGATCGTGCCGTGCACAACCTTAAAATGACACAAGCCAGTTTGTTGAAACAGTTGGAAAAATTGGAAGAAGACATAAAGGAAAATGCGGAAAAAGCACGCCAATATATAAAAGAGAACAAACGACAATTGGCTAAGACTTACTTGCGAAAGAAACAATTATTGGAGAAAAATCATG aaaaacGTAGCATAGCTTTACACAATATAGAATCGCTTATAACTAGCGTGGATGAGGCACAAAGTCATGGACAAATACTCGATGCTTATAAGATCGGTTCAAAGGCATTACAAAAAGCACTTAATGACTCTGGCTTGAAATATGACAATGTCGATGAAGTTATCGCCGAGGTGCGTGACACTATGGAGACACATCAAGAGTTACAAGATACCTTGGCTAATGCGGGACTATCAGATATTGCCGCCGGTGGCGCAGATGCCAATGATAATGATGCTTTGGAACGCGAACTACAACAAATACTCGGCCAAACGGGTCAAACGCCCATAAAGCCTACAAATGAAAACGCAAATATAAGCAAGTCTGCAGCCAGCGGCGTGCCTAAACCACAAATAACCGATGCAGAACTTTTGGCTATGTTAGCGGGTCTGGAAGTTGAAGACGGTTCACCCAGAAAAAGCGAGGCGAGCGTAAGCACTGCTGTTGCTGAATAA